The Thioalkalivibrio thiocyanodenitrificans ARhD 1 genome window below encodes:
- a CDS encoding phosphate-starvation-inducible protein PsiE — MPTTVRTAGLRSLKLMEYAALATIAVATGIAIIQEVLVMVERLEVRLADLLLLFIYLEVLAMVGVYLRSGQLPVRMPIYIAIVALARYLILDMKGMDFWQVVGVTLGVLLLAIAVLVIRYGHVRFPYEGYSADEPTDRRGG; from the coding sequence ATGCCCACGACCGTCCGTACAGCAGGCCTCAGGTCACTGAAGCTGATGGAGTACGCAGCACTTGCGACCATAGCGGTCGCCACGGGAATTGCCATCATCCAGGAGGTCCTGGTGATGGTCGAGCGACTGGAGGTGCGCCTGGCGGACCTGCTGCTGCTGTTTATCTACCTGGAAGTACTTGCCATGGTGGGTGTGTATCTCCGGTCCGGGCAACTGCCGGTGCGCATGCCGATCTATATCGCGATCGTGGCCCTGGCCCGATATCTGATCCTGGACATGAAGGGTATGGATTTCTGGCAGGTGGTGGGTGTGACGCTGGGTGTGCTGTTGCTGGCCATTGCGGTCCTTGTGATCCGCTACGGGCATGTTCGCTTTCCCTATGAAGGCTACTCGGCGGACGAACCGACGGATCGGCGCGGCGGCTGA
- a CDS encoding MerR family transcriptional regulator: MLEAGNNSELPAIPGKRYFTIGEVSELCGVKPHVLRYWEQEFPSLKPVKRRGNRRYYQRHDVILIRQIRSLLYEQGYTIGGARQKLAGQEAREDTSQSQQIMRQMRMELEEILQLLKR, encoded by the coding sequence ATGTTGGAAGCGGGGAATAACAGCGAGCTGCCGGCCATACCCGGCAAGCGCTATTTCACCATCGGCGAGGTCAGCGAGCTGTGTGGCGTGAAGCCCCACGTGCTGCGCTACTGGGAACAGGAGTTTCCCTCCCTGAAGCCGGTCAAGCGGCGCGGAAACCGCCGCTACTACCAGCGCCATGACGTGATCCTGATCCGGCAGATCCGAAGTCTGCTCTACGAGCAGGGTTACACCATCGGCGGTGCACGGCAGAAGCTGGCGGGTCAGGAGGCCCGCGAAGACACCAGCCAGAGCCAGCAGATCATGCGCCAGATGCGTATGGAACTGGAAGAGATCCTGCAGTTGCTCAAGCGGTAG
- the ihfA gene encoding integration host factor subunit alpha, which yields MALTKAEMAEKLFDELGLNKREAKELVEMFFEEVRSALENGDQVKLSGFGNFTLRDKNQRPGRNPKTGEEIPISARRVVTFRPGQKLKARVEAYVGSGE from the coding sequence ATGGCGCTGACCAAAGCGGAAATGGCCGAAAAACTCTTCGACGAGTTGGGCCTCAACAAGCGTGAAGCCAAGGAACTGGTGGAGATGTTCTTCGAGGAGGTTCGAAGCGCGCTGGAGAATGGAGATCAGGTGAAGTTGTCCGGTTTCGGCAATTTCACCCTGCGCGACAAGAATCAGCGGCCAGGCCGCAATCCAAAGACCGGAGAGGAAATTCCCATCTCGGCGCGCCGGGTGGTGACTTTCCGCCCGGGACAAAAACTCAAAGCGCGGGTCGAAGCCTATGTTGGAAGCGGGGAATAA